The Nostoc sp. NIES-3756 DNA window TAGTTTGTAAGGCTGTGACAATTTGAGCAGCAACCACCACAGAATCTACAGTTTGATGGGGTATGGCTCCATGTCCACCTTTACCGAAAATTGTACAGTCAAATAATTCTACAGCCGCCATCAACGCGCCACTGCGGACACCTACAGTTCCCAAAGGCAAATTATTCCACAGGTGCAAACCAATGATGGCATCAACATCAGGATTTTTCAGTACCCCAGCCTCAATCATCGGTTTTGCACCCCCTGGCCCTTCCTCCGCAGGCTGGAAGATGATTTTTACAGTCCCGGCGAAGTCTTGCCGATGCTGTTGTAAATAATAAGCTGTACCGAGTGCGATCGCAGTATGTCCGTCATGTCCGCAGGCGTGCATTACCCCATCATGCTGTGAACAATAAGGGACTTCGTTGAGTTCTTGAATTGGCAAAGCATCCATATCAGCGCGAATTGCCAAAGTCTGAGAACTGGGGGATTTTTCGCCTTTGATAGTAGCCACTATTCCAGTTTGAGCGATACCTGTTTGATGCTCAATTCCCCATTCTTGTAACTTTTGCGAGACAAACTCAGCTGTGAGTTTTTCTTGAAAACCCAACTCTGGTTTTTGATGCAGTCGCCGCCGCCATTCTACCAACTGGGGTTGCAATGAGCGGATTGCTAATCGCACACGAGATAAATCAACAGAAGCAGGATTAGGAAAGGTGGAAACCATTACGGCTTACTTAGGTAGATAACGTGGGTTATTTTCTCAGTTTATCGTTATTACCAACACTCTGCGTTAAATGGGGATTGTTCCCCCTTCCCTACGAGGGAAGGGGGTTAGGGGGTTAGGTCTCTTCCAAACAAACTTGAGAAATCAACATCAAAACCTGATCAAGTTTGTGTATTACTTCTTCATTTTTAATTCTCAGCAAACGTAATCCTCTTGCTAACAAAACTTTGTCACGTTCTGCATCATATTCAACTTGTTGTTCATGAATTTTTCCATCTATTTCTATCACTAATTTAGCGGTGTGACAGTAAAAATCTACAATAAAACCATCAATAATTTGCTGACGACGAAAGTGTAACCCATGCAAACGATTAGTACGAAGATATTGCCAAAGTATTTTTTCTTCTGGTGTCATTTGGCGACGAAGTTCTTTGGCAATCTGTATTTTATCTGGGTTTATTGTTTGTCCTGTGACTATGTTATGAGTTTTATCGCCTCTACGTAGCAATTTGTGCGGCGGTGTTGGATTATTCATGTATGAAGCTTAGATATTTGTGCCGATTCATACATTATGGCTGACCTCTCCCCCAACCCCTCTCCGACGCGGAGAGGGGAGCTAAATTTCTCCCCCTTCCCTCGTAGGGAAGGGAGGTGGGGGGTTAGGTCTGTATCCAAGATAAGAAAGTTCGATTTTTATGGCAGCATCCACAGTAGGTGATCGCACTTTAGTATTTTAAAATTTAATAGTAAAATTTATACGACACTCTTCATCAATTAACACATACTAACTATCATTTCAAATAATCCTGCTTAGATAAATAAATTTCTATATTCTCTAATATTTCCTTTAAATAACAAATAACTCTTTTTTGAATCTCCAATAATTCGTCCGCAGTAGCATTTCTACCAACTTCCTCAAATGATTTAAAACCATGTGCCAAATCATTTCTATTAGTTTTAACTCTTAATAAATCGCTACCATTTTTAGTTTTTTTAGCATTTGTTTTACATGAAAAACCATACATTTCAGATGTATCTCGTATTCTTCTTGCATCGAGATTCCCTGAAAATAATTTTTCTTTATCAAAAGTTCTGTATATTATATCACATGAAATATTATTGATACTCTTTAACAGAACATCAGTGGAGTTGTTCTCCTTGAAATTTTTAATAATGATTTTTTTAATTTTATCTGTGACATCATCGAAAGAAACACTTTTACTTTGAAAATCATCAAAAATTGTTATAATGGCATTACGCATCGTTGATTCAACAAGATTGTAGAGTAACAAAAATCCTGTTGCCTTAAGAGTCTTTTCTAAATTATTATTTATTGATTTAGTCTTGGGGTTTTTAGCATTACCCATGCTTAATTTAATTGAACCTTGTTCTAAATTTTTCAAAAACAGAAAATATCTACTAACTTCTTGAGCGCGTTCATCAAAATCTTTAAATAAGGTACTTTTCATTAATTCCCCAAAAGCTGATCACGAACATAATGAATACGATTAGTGACTTTATTTTGAGAATTATACCCATCAGATATAGTATAACTTTTAAATTCTTGACTGTCTAAAAACTCAGTTGATTTTGGGGTTAGATTTGGATTCTCTCTTAATGCTAGAGCGACACCTACACAAATGGATTCAAATTTAATCCTAGTAGTTGGTTCATATTGATTCTTTGTTTTTCGGTAAATATGTAAAGCGTTAGGAAAGTATTTTTTTATAAATTCTAAAACTGCATAAAATTCACTCTTCATTACATCAATATTTAGTGACTTAGATTGATTTTCTTGGTCTAAATAATTGTTTAAAAACTTATGCACTTTTCTGTCAGAATCAGAATAACTTTGATAATTATTTAAAAATGCAAAAAAACGTAAGACATATTCTTGTGGATCTCTTTTATTGATTTCAGTTTCAGTAAAAGAACATAAATCCAGAAATTGTTTATATTTTGATAATTCCTCAATTAGATCGAGAAACTTACCTGGTTTACCTCCTCGGCGTTTCTCCATTTCATTTAATTCAACACTACCACTATTAATTCTTTCAAAGACATCTCTTCTGATTTCTTCATTTGCTTCTTTTGTTAAGATAATCATTTTAATAGTAGTCCTCTTAAAACGTCTTTGGCGTGGTAGTGGTAAATCTTCAAAAGTAAACCCATTCAGAGCTTTCAATTTTTCAAGATTTTGTAATTTAAGTTGATTTTCAATAAACCTAGTTAAAGTACGAATACGTTGTGTACCATCTATAATTTCTAAACGTGCTAAATCTTCTGAACCTGATATATCAGCAACAAAAATATAAGGTATTGGTAAACCTAAAATCAAAGATTCAATAAATTTTGATTGTCTATCGTCATCCCAAGACATTTCTCGTTGATAGTCTGGAATAAATAATTCATTTTCATCTTCCTCTCTTCCCTCTAAATACTTTTGAATAATTACTTCTATGGGATATTCTAAAGTATTGTAGTCAACCCGTTTTGTTTTGTCACGAATTTCTATTTCAGCATTTTCTTTCTGTTCATCTGTAATTTCTAATTGATTTACCATAAATAGTAGTTTATTTAATGATTAAAAGTAATCTAATAACTATCTTTAATTCAATATAACACCGATAAATATTAAATATTTTACTTAAGTAATGAAATAAAGGTGAGCCATTAAGACTCACCCTCATTAAACTATATCAACAAAGCTTGCTCCTCCTTAGAAATCACTCGTCCTTCATCCTCAAAACCAGCTATTTGATCAAAGTTCAAGTACCGATACAAATTCTCAGCAAAAGGATGAATCTTATTCGCCACAATATCTAGATATTCCTGGACTGTGGGGATGCGTCCTAACAAAGCACAAACGGCGGCTAATTCGGCGGAACCTAAATACACTCGCGCACCTTTACCCATGCGGTTGTTGAAGTTGCGGGTGGAGGTAGAAAATACAGTTGTGCCATCGGCAACTCGCGCCTGATTTCCCATACATAAGCTGCATCCTGGCATTTCTGTTCTTGCGCCAGCCGCACCAAACACACTATACACACCTTCTTCTTTTAATTGGTGTTCATCCATGCGCGTAGGTGGCGCTATCCACAGGCGTGTTTTGACTTCACCTGCACCTTCTAAAACTTTCGCTGTTGCCCGATAATGACCAATATTTGTCATACAAGAACCCAAGAATACTTCTTGTACTGGGTCATTAGCAACTTCCGATAATAATTTAACATTATCGGGGTCATTGGGAGCAGCCACAATTGGTTCTTTGATTTCGTTTAAATCAATTTCAATTATTGCTGCATACTCCGCATCTGCATCGCCTTCTAATAATACGGGGTTGGCTAACCATGCTTCCATTTGGGCGATACGGCGGAGGAGGGTACGGGAGTCTTGATATCCGCGTGCAATCAAATTCTTAAGTAGGGCGACGTTGGAACGCAGATATTCGGCGACTGTCTCCACACTCAGCTTAATGGTGGAACCTGCACAGGAACGTTCGGCGGTTGCGTCGGTAAGTTCAAAGGCTTGTTCAACTTTCAAGTCTGGTAAGCCTTCAATTTCCATAATGCGCCCTGAGAAGATGTTTTTCTTGTTCTCCTTCTCTACTGTCAGCAAACCTTGTTGAATGGCGACGTAAGGAATGGCGTTAACAATATCGCGCAGGGTAATTCCTGGTTGCAATTCTCCTTTGAATCTCACCAATACTGATTCTGGCATATCCAAGGGCATAACACCCAACGCCCCAGCGAAGGCTACTAACCCGGAACCTGCGGGGAAGGAAATACCCAAGGGGAAGCGGGTATGGGAGTCGCCGCCAGTTCCTACGGTGTCGGGTAATAGCATCCGGTTGAGCCAAGAGTGAATGATACCATCACCAGGACGCAGTGCTACACCACCACGGGAGGAGAAGAAGTCGGGGAGTTCGTGGTGGGTTTTGATGTCTACGGGTTTGGGATAAGCGGCGGTGTGACAGAAGCTTTGCATTACTAAGTCAGCACTGAAACCCAAACAAGCGAGTTCTTTGAGTTCGTCGCGGGTCATGGGGCCGGTGGTATCCTGGGAACCAACGGTAGTCATGATGGGTTCGCAGGATGTACCGGGACGCACACCGGGTAAACCGCAGGCTTTACCCACCATTTTCTGGGCGAGGGTGTAGCCTTTGCCTGTGTCTGTTGGTTGTTGGGGACGGATGAAGACGGTGCTGGGCGGTAAATCTAGGGCTTGGCGAGTTTTGTCGGTGAGGGTACGCCCGATAAGTAGGGGGATACGTCCACCAGCGCGGACTTCATCGAGGATGGTGTCGGGTTTGAGGGTGAAGGTGGAAATTAGTTCGCCGGCTTCGTTGGTAATTCGTCCTTTGTAGGGATGGATGGTAATTACCATGCCGGTTTCTAGTTTGGTGACATCGCACTGTATAGGCAAAGCACCGGCATCTTCGGCTGTGTTGAAAAAGATGGGAGCGATCGCACCACCTAAAATATACCCCCCAGCGC harbors:
- the acnB gene encoding bifunctional aconitate hydratase 2/2-methylisocitrate dehydratase, giving the protein MLESYRQHVAERAALGIPPLPLDAKQTSELCELLKNPPKGEEDTLLHLLRDRVSPGVDPAAYVKAGFLTAIAKKQVKSPIISPIQAVQLLGTMVGGYNVQSLIELLQFPTVSVSDSSETPLVMGGEGKEPIAAYAAAALSKTLLVYDAFHDILELSKTNPYAKRVIDSWAEAEWFTSRPQLPEYINVTVFKVPGETNTDDLSPATHATTRPDIPLHALAMLESRQPGSLETIAELKKKGHPVAYVGDVVGTGSSRKSAINSVLWHTGEDIPYVPNKRAGGYILGGAIAPIFFNTAEDAGALPIQCDVTKLETGMVITIHPYKGRITNEAGELISTFTLKPDTILDEVRAGGRIPLLIGRTLTDKTRQALDLPPSTVFIRPQQPTDTGKGYTLAQKMVGKACGLPGVRPGTSCEPIMTTVGSQDTTGPMTRDELKELACLGFSADLVMQSFCHTAAYPKPVDIKTHHELPDFFSSRGGVALRPGDGIIHSWLNRMLLPDTVGTGGDSHTRFPLGISFPAGSGLVAFAGALGVMPLDMPESVLVRFKGELQPGITLRDIVNAIPYVAIQQGLLTVEKENKKNIFSGRIMEIEGLPDLKVEQAFELTDATAERSCAGSTIKLSVETVAEYLRSNVALLKNLIARGYQDSRTLLRRIAQMEAWLANPVLLEGDADAEYAAIIEIDLNEIKEPIVAAPNDPDNVKLLSEVANDPVQEVFLGSCMTNIGHYRATAKVLEGAGEVKTRLWIAPPTRMDEHQLKEEGVYSVFGAAGARTEMPGCSLCMGNQARVADGTTVFSTSTRNFNNRMGKGARVYLGSAELAAVCALLGRIPTVQEYLDIVANKIHPFAENLYRYLNFDQIAGFEDEGRVISKEEQALLI
- a CDS encoding MAE_28990/MAE_18760 family HEPN-like nuclease, with translation MKSTLFKDFDERAQEVSRYFLFLKNLEQGSIKLSMGNAKNPKTKSINNNLEKTLKATGFLLLYNLVESTMRNAIITIFDDFQSKSVSFDDVTDKIKKIIIKNFKENNSTDVLLKSINNISCDIIYRTFDKEKLFSGNLDARRIRDTSEMYGFSCKTNAKKTKNGSDLLRVKTNRNDLAHGFKSFEEVGRNATADELLEIQKRVICYLKEILENIEIYLSKQDYLK
- a CDS encoding M20 family metallopeptidase, with protein sequence MVSTFPNPASVDLSRVRLAIRSLQPQLVEWRRRLHQKPELGFQEKLTAEFVSQKLQEWGIEHQTGIAQTGIVATIKGEKSPSSQTLAIRADMDALPIQELNEVPYCSQHDGVMHACGHDGHTAIALGTAYYLQQHRQDFAGTVKIIFQPAEEGPGGAKPMIEAGVLKNPDVDAIIGLHLWNNLPLGTVGVRSGALMAAVELFDCTIFGKGGHGAIPHQTVDSVVVAAQIVTALQTIVARNVNPIDSAVVTVGALHAGTTHNVIADTATMKGTVRYFNPAFQGFFKQRVEQIIAGICQSHGAKYDFKYTELYPPVINDATIAELVRSQAEAVIETPIGIVPECQTMGGEDMSFFLQEVPGCYFFLGSANPEKDLAYPHHHPRFDFDETALPMGVEIFVRCVEKFFSRV
- a CDS encoding endonuclease domain-containing protein, which codes for MNNPTPPHKLLRRGDKTHNIVTGQTINPDKIQIAKELRRQMTPEEKILWQYLRTNRLHGLHFRRQQIIDGFIVDFYCHTAKLVIEIDGKIHEQQVEYDAERDKVLLARGLRLLRIKNEEVIHKLDQVLMLISQVCLEET
- a CDS encoding DUF262 domain-containing protein; translation: MVNQLEITDEQKENAEIEIRDKTKRVDYNTLEYPIEVIIQKYLEGREEDENELFIPDYQREMSWDDDRQSKFIESLILGLPIPYIFVADISGSEDLARLEIIDGTQRIRTLTRFIENQLKLQNLEKLKALNGFTFEDLPLPRQRRFKRTTIKMIILTKEANEEIRRDVFERINSGSVELNEMEKRRGGKPGKFLDLIEELSKYKQFLDLCSFTETEINKRDPQEYVLRFFAFLNNYQSYSDSDRKVHKFLNNYLDQENQSKSLNIDVMKSEFYAVLEFIKKYFPNALHIYRKTKNQYEPTTRIKFESICVGVALALRENPNLTPKSTEFLDSQEFKSYTISDGYNSQNKVTNRIHYVRDQLLGN